In Aspergillus nidulans FGSC A4 chromosome II, a single window of DNA contains:
- a CDS encoding FAD-dependent oxidoreductase (transcript_id=CADANIAT00004833): MVLSQLTQPIIVIGGGTFGTSTAYHLSIKGYTKVTVLDRFPIPSSEAAGNDINKVVRTEYPEPLCTKLASDARDIWRGPNGLFAALYHPSGWIIGATDRSTPSCLTEEIHEKWPIMSGDLEGWKSFWSPNAAWVNAREGIVRMAQKAIDAGVSLFGSKIILAAGAATGSSLDLENQIVAKGHVVGHIQLTPDEVDEFIDMPILDHMKEARHCGGLKLGFEWIETRICWDGDMADYHFLITPHLRHKNLDIAIGGSAHGFKFLPVIGKYLVEMLEGTLDPEIAKKWRWWPGLELSDYTTNPHPEKPEDLNDTVCLGGAS, translated from the exons ATGGTCCTCTCGCAGCTCACTCAGCCGATAATCGTGATTGGAGGCGGGACTTTCGGTACAAGTACCGCGTACCATCTCTCGATAAAGGGCTACACCAAGGTTACTGTTCTCGATCGCTTTCCCATCCCCTCCTCTGAGGCCGCCGGCAACGACATCAACAAAGTCGTCCGCACCGAATACCCTGAGCCCCTGTGCACCAAGTTAGCCAGCGATGCTAGAGACATCTGGCGCGGTCCAAACGGCCTATTTGCGGCACTATACCATCCCAGCGGTTGGATTATTGGGGCGACGGACCGCTCGACGCC CTCGTGTCTTACGGAAGAAATCCATGAAAAATGGCCAATCATGAGCGGAGACTTGGAAGGCTGGAAATCGTTCTGGTCTCCGAACGCTGCTTGGGTGAATGCACGCGAGGGAATTGTTAGAATGGCTCAGAAGGCTATAGATGCCGGAGTGAG CTTATTTGGCAGTAAGATTATCCTGGCTGCTGGTGCCGCCACCGGGAGTTCGTTGGACCTGGAGAATCAGATTGTGGCGAAGGGTCATGTGGTGGGCCATATTCAACTTACGCCAGATGAGGTCGATGAGTTTATCGACATGCCTATTCTTGATCATATGAAGGAGGCACGTCACTGCGGCGGT TTGAAGCTCGGCTTC GAATGGATTGAGACTCGAATTTGCTG GGACGGGGACATGGCCGACTACCACTTCCTGATCACACCCCATCTGCGGCACAAGAATCTCGACATCGCAATAGGCGGCTCCGCGCATGGATTCAAGTTCCTCCCCGTTATCGGAAAGTACCTTGTAGAGATGTTAGAGGGGACGCTGGACCCGGAAATCGCGAAGAAGTGGAGATGGTGGCCTGGCCTTGAGCTTTCGGACTACACTACGAATCCTCATCCGGAAAAACCAGAGGATTTGAATGATACTGTATGCTTGGGTGGGGCGAGTTAA